In a single window of the Motilibacter aurantiacus genome:
- a CDS encoding Calx-beta domain-containing protein — protein sequence MTSRLGGAHRAPRTVLAPRTWAYLLVALLGALGVAGAVRAGAAPGSADMSFTWAMAERIGADADGDGRVDYDTSPGYLNPSSWNATLDACQAPAVRDRGAGTRVVWAVKGGTLDRTVTAGCRTEQQFPSLGSYAVTATIAGEPGVTSAQPVTLKDVLLVSVGDSVASGEGNPDTLGPAPIGPFPFYGPVWQDKQCHRSALAGPAQAAIRLEKRDPHSSVTFLHLACSGATIGTGLLGPYEGIEPAEGPVKPAQLDEAVRLAAGRTIDGLLMSIGANDLGFAPIVKSCLALAHCHTASVPVPDNAQHIYETGLPKLAPAYARLDAKIDQLAAAGKVDKVFLSQYFDVAQYDDGSVCSGLTDAERAADKRPDGSVSDGFSQDEHQWATSTVVPGLNTAVKAAAEKADDNGGPSWALVDGIASKFATHGYCAKDRWIRQLFESFAYQRDQNGAFHPNAEGHLYGYGSRIEEVTAPVLGIGGTPVPFAADPAVAATAEGVAGILGTLDGLDAFEQLAELIPVADRATINTYYQQLFTWMAWAQDKIEQFSGRAESSITALDAFLDDINGDGNSAEDIPGLPGGVKVDVDVDIQPHVPATEYDVKLKLNVAREGKSDVAYESDGLKLDGVQALTSAINWVSDLDAKVRPKKKGKDKDWLTIPAEKDFGTVKLKHDGTLDAASTPLKLDVGLLSASATGKVKADIAVGAKFKDPDKDGVIDASELGLGLFSVSCTSGGADIALDVEAGLKGLEGKVGKVTLTDKNLCDGFKAPDFQLAELGDFENVTVADFVNGLAQLTTALSAAQQSGDLDLPFVKEGLSAVVSLNERLVKFFVDNGLTDPADPMATITIDPTKQPGFATLDKIVPKLVAALGLPSSDALNVRWEGGRLLLDVKLASDPAAEPNAGTLDFGDTLKSAGLLSLTGSAKATVDPAYALDLTLGADLRPGLALDQRFFVKAGTGPELTLDGAVTADVHLTGKASLLAVDVEDTANGPVPLLQRRDPARPMVAIDLVDRSGDGVVTLAELGAAAAAGQSPVAVAFNAMLPATELTVVGSLAGQPLATGKVTLSWPQVPDTSGSGAFRVTADAAFTNTLLPFSYDPDDPTAIVGQVLGAAREAVVRLRTAIADDPSAAADLPLVGRSPADLDPLLAKLVTALDDLIAVNDALTLEQAEQLLEKGLADALGVRGTADLVTLGYEPATADKQAALLVSLKLGACTDDRNRTGCTVTSAPAESALNLRLGRTSSSPGLAGLGAAGSVRVSYDVRAVLDVGVELPRVTLGSTPSTPPGAGGAKPRLFVVDTSRLDLGLGAKVSGTFDATVGGVTVRLGTPAKPAHAAVAARFTLAKASPTRQRSTNLKTFFESLLPAPGAGNLHEPDPALQARCTGAPAGVDACAVLPVTLQSTPLGDITFSAPDLLEPDAWAYDIEALENSLSSPAVQFSLLLDGLRLVSQKLQAALEAMPPGSKLPLIGADPTAGADVLQKLDEEVLGRAQSLVAQVQEATSIPAIEQRTRDLLGSIPVLVDINKDSTRNGQDVTVTLQCRKGSGVGTCDAAQPVGDLQSFEVRLPIGGTVLDAKSAFDIGFPGLRLASDAEIGAKVAWQLDLAFGVDRTNGFYVPSNTQQPELQVTASAALPNSATGNDLDATLAFLPIAVEDENPGDDITVKLGVDLKSSAPGGILTLQQLGSLSLQPSLDVQAKLDLGLATYLRAGQTSSLPKIKADLRVGGRLTWSGAEGSRPEPQFTVRFDNVRFDIGSIVTDFLRPVARDLRTFISPIEPTLDAIEKPIPGVAEAARWAGRPAPRWIDLMRAVDSANTQNGRTSGLQVIDRMLLLKNLAQALDQPAGQNGELLLGSFDLDAAAALGPVPSDQLDALVRNASVATGPGGTKKVLERLSLRPETQGALADAQAKGGFTFPAFDDPKLLFGMLLGKDVPLVRYDAGKLGVERSFSFSYPIGPFTLYIGGSAGIDGHFAAGYDTYGFRKAFQVLSDDDPGNNGFWDVSKGLLQGLYLDDRDQQGNDVPEIRFRAELTAGASVGVPGVSVGAEGGVHGNVDINLRDDDGRVRFEDVGRQFAVNSNPVCMFNASAHVGAFIRAVVDTPLGDVEYPIASTTLLDEPDLTEWCNTPQDAGEPKTARRHADGTLVLNATANADTFMIDQVEPGVVSISALGVQERFEGVTRVFGDMGGGADRVEVHSSVPAQLDVVLCGGLQADQLHADTGRAGLYGDAGPGISIPEDGVDKPLPCSSAGSGGRDDLRSGAYPDVLEGGPGDDAFDAGGGNDTLEGGAGNDTLRGGLGDDDVQGGGDQDTTDYSDHTAAVTVTLPGPSGSAGEKDTADAVETVIGSAGNDTIVAPHDRTVRIDGGPGDDTLTGGDATDLLMGGSGDDTLAGGGGGNQVAGGPGDDRWVDGPGWDSFFGQEGVDTADYSAAPGPVVVRLDRLANDGVVGGQPDNVFDADTVLGGAYDDVLRGSRADETLRGNGGKDLVEGGPGRDVLAGGDGPDTLHGDPGQDTLDGEAGDDTVDGGAGADDLRGGAGYDTADYADRTESLKITKDDVIGDGSYPYDWSAGGQAQLDNVHTDLEHLVTGRARDDVWGWSGADVIETHDGWDHVFGMGGADVLDAGPGNDNVYDKDYVDHLDDGAADVLRGGEGRDYLVAQGGADRTEGGSGDDEIWGSPQQDVVLGGDGRDTVHGRDGNDRIEVQDGGSWVDAGRGDDTVLGSAQGDWVYGGLGSDTIETFEGEDTVYGYGEQNAAADGANVITTGPGVDTVVGGDAVDTISTGEGADSVNSAGGGNDVVDGGAGGDNLHGGPGNDLVDGGEGEDTIGGLDGDDTLRGGDGRDTMSGWAGNDVLSGGAGNDAMDGGTGDDTLDGGTGADIFVGDTGVDTVTYAARTTSVVVGFDGNANDGDESDRHATDPLSGQRDWVQDSVDRVVGGAGDDRLSIDHPRQAAATLEGGPGRDTLLVLATAPGAMTLLGGDGDDALTGGAGADLLDGGPGDDVEKSGSGDDRFVQGASANGADDLTGGPGADTADYSGRVVGSAAVTLDELPNDGAAGEGDNVRGDVEGSVLGGVVPPPPPPQPTPTVPVPQPTQPGPLQPAPTGTAAPQPAPPAPPAPPAPQPAPSQTAVPQPATPKVSVRAASVAEGKPGKKAKLTFTLSLSPPAKGPVTVRWAAAGVTATAGKDFVKASGTVTFRKGRTSATVTVLVIGDRSREKAETLRVTLSRPAGAVLGARSAVGTIRNDDR from the coding sequence GTGACCAGCCGCCTCGGCGGGGCCCACCGCGCCCCCCGCACCGTCCTCGCGCCCCGCACCTGGGCGTACCTGCTCGTCGCGCTGCTGGGCGCGCTCGGCGTCGCCGGAGCCGTACGCGCCGGTGCCGCCCCCGGCTCGGCGGACATGTCCTTCACGTGGGCCATGGCCGAGCGGATCGGCGCGGACGCCGACGGGGACGGGAGGGTGGACTACGACACGAGCCCCGGATACCTGAACCCCAGCTCCTGGAACGCCACGCTCGACGCCTGTCAGGCCCCGGCGGTCCGGGACCGCGGCGCCGGCACCCGGGTCGTCTGGGCCGTCAAGGGCGGCACGCTCGACCGCACGGTCACCGCCGGGTGCAGGACCGAACAGCAGTTCCCGAGCCTCGGTTCGTACGCCGTGACCGCCACGATCGCCGGCGAGCCGGGCGTCACCAGCGCGCAGCCGGTGACGCTCAAGGACGTCCTCCTCGTCTCCGTCGGCGACTCGGTCGCGTCCGGCGAGGGCAACCCGGACACCCTGGGCCCCGCCCCGATCGGCCCGTTCCCGTTCTACGGCCCGGTGTGGCAGGACAAGCAGTGCCACCGCAGCGCGCTGGCCGGCCCCGCGCAGGCCGCGATCCGGCTGGAGAAGCGCGACCCGCACAGCTCGGTGACGTTCCTCCACCTCGCCTGCAGCGGCGCGACGATCGGGACCGGGCTGCTGGGCCCGTACGAGGGCATCGAGCCCGCCGAGGGGCCGGTCAAGCCGGCCCAGCTCGACGAGGCGGTGCGGCTCGCCGCAGGGCGGACGATCGACGGCCTGCTCATGTCGATCGGGGCCAACGACCTCGGCTTCGCGCCCATCGTGAAGTCCTGCCTGGCGCTCGCCCACTGCCACACCGCGAGCGTGCCGGTCCCCGACAACGCCCAGCACATCTACGAGACCGGCCTGCCCAAGCTCGCCCCGGCGTACGCCCGGCTGGACGCGAAGATCGACCAGCTCGCCGCGGCGGGCAAGGTCGACAAGGTCTTCCTGTCCCAGTACTTCGACGTCGCGCAGTACGACGACGGCTCGGTCTGCTCCGGCCTGACGGACGCGGAGCGGGCCGCCGACAAGAGGCCCGACGGCTCGGTGAGCGACGGCTTCTCCCAGGACGAGCACCAGTGGGCCACGAGCACGGTGGTGCCGGGCCTCAACACCGCGGTGAAGGCCGCGGCGGAGAAGGCGGACGACAACGGCGGCCCGAGCTGGGCGCTGGTCGACGGCATCGCCTCGAAGTTCGCCACGCACGGCTACTGCGCGAAGGACCGCTGGATCCGCCAGCTCTTCGAGTCCTTCGCCTACCAGCGGGACCAGAACGGCGCCTTCCACCCCAACGCCGAGGGGCACCTCTACGGCTACGGCTCGCGGATCGAGGAGGTCACCGCCCCGGTGCTCGGCATCGGCGGCACCCCGGTCCCGTTCGCCGCCGACCCGGCCGTGGCCGCGACGGCGGAGGGCGTCGCCGGCATCCTCGGCACGCTGGACGGCCTCGACGCCTTCGAGCAGCTCGCCGAGCTGATCCCGGTCGCGGACCGGGCCACCATCAACACCTACTACCAACAGCTGTTCACCTGGATGGCCTGGGCGCAGGACAAGATCGAGCAGTTCTCGGGACGGGCAGAGAGCTCGATCACCGCGCTCGACGCCTTCCTCGACGACATCAACGGCGACGGCAACAGCGCCGAGGACATCCCGGGCCTGCCGGGCGGGGTGAAGGTCGACGTCGACGTCGACATCCAGCCGCACGTGCCGGCGACCGAGTACGACGTCAAGCTCAAGCTGAACGTGGCGCGGGAGGGCAAGTCCGACGTCGCCTACGAGTCCGACGGCCTGAAGCTCGACGGCGTGCAGGCGCTGACGAGCGCGATCAACTGGGTCTCCGACCTCGACGCGAAGGTCCGGCCGAAGAAGAAGGGCAAGGACAAGGACTGGCTGACGATCCCCGCCGAGAAGGACTTCGGGACGGTCAAGCTCAAGCACGACGGGACGCTCGATGCGGCCAGCACGCCGCTGAAGCTGGACGTCGGGCTGCTCAGCGCCTCGGCGACCGGCAAGGTCAAGGCCGACATCGCCGTGGGCGCGAAGTTCAAGGACCCCGACAAGGACGGCGTGATCGACGCCAGCGAGCTCGGCCTCGGGCTGTTCTCGGTCTCGTGCACGTCCGGCGGCGCCGACATCGCCCTCGACGTGGAGGCGGGGCTCAAGGGCCTCGAGGGGAAGGTCGGCAAGGTCACGCTCACGGACAAGAACCTCTGCGACGGGTTCAAGGCCCCCGACTTCCAGCTCGCCGAGCTCGGGGACTTCGAGAACGTCACCGTCGCGGACTTCGTCAACGGCCTGGCTCAGCTGACCACCGCGCTGAGCGCCGCTCAGCAGTCCGGCGACCTCGACCTCCCCTTCGTCAAGGAGGGCCTGTCGGCGGTCGTGTCGCTCAACGAGCGCCTGGTGAAGTTCTTCGTCGACAACGGGCTGACCGACCCGGCAGACCCGATGGCGACGATCACAATCGACCCGACGAAGCAACCGGGCTTCGCGACTCTCGACAAGATCGTGCCGAAGCTGGTTGCCGCCCTCGGGCTTCCCTCGTCCGACGCGCTCAACGTCCGCTGGGAGGGCGGCCGGCTCCTCCTCGACGTGAAGCTGGCCTCGGACCCGGCGGCGGAGCCGAACGCGGGGACGCTGGACTTCGGCGACACGCTCAAGAGCGCGGGGCTGCTGTCGCTCACCGGGAGCGCGAAGGCGACGGTCGACCCGGCGTACGCGCTCGACCTCACCCTGGGCGCGGACCTGCGTCCCGGCCTCGCCCTGGACCAGCGGTTCTTCGTCAAGGCCGGCACCGGCCCGGAGCTCACCCTGGACGGCGCGGTCACCGCGGACGTCCACCTCACCGGCAAGGCCTCGCTCCTCGCGGTGGACGTCGAGGACACGGCGAACGGCCCGGTCCCGCTGCTGCAGCGCCGGGACCCGGCCAGGCCGATGGTCGCGATCGACCTCGTCGACCGGTCCGGGGACGGGGTCGTCACCCTCGCCGAGCTCGGCGCCGCCGCCGCGGCCGGCCAGTCGCCGGTGGCCGTCGCCTTCAACGCCATGCTGCCGGCGACGGAGCTGACCGTCGTCGGGTCGCTGGCAGGGCAGCCGCTCGCCACCGGGAAGGTCACGCTCAGCTGGCCGCAGGTCCCGGACACCAGCGGGAGCGGGGCCTTCAGGGTCACGGCCGACGCGGCGTTCACCAACACGCTGCTCCCGTTCTCGTACGACCCCGACGACCCCACCGCCATCGTCGGCCAGGTCCTCGGCGCCGCCCGCGAGGCCGTGGTGCGCCTGCGCACCGCGATCGCCGACGACCCGTCGGCCGCGGCCGACCTGCCCCTGGTCGGGCGGAGCCCGGCCGACCTCGACCCCCTGCTGGCGAAGCTCGTCACGGCGCTCGACGACCTCATCGCGGTCAACGACGCGCTCACCCTCGAGCAGGCCGAGCAGCTGCTGGAGAAGGGGCTCGCCGACGCGCTCGGCGTCCGCGGGACCGCGGACCTGGTCACGCTGGGCTACGAGCCGGCGACGGCCGACAAGCAGGCCGCCCTGCTGGTGAGCCTGAAGCTCGGCGCCTGCACCGACGACCGCAATCGCACGGGCTGCACGGTCACGTCCGCGCCCGCCGAGTCCGCGCTCAACCTGCGGCTGGGCAGGACGTCGTCGTCGCCCGGCCTCGCCGGGCTGGGCGCCGCGGGCAGCGTGCGGGTCAGCTACGACGTACGCGCCGTCCTGGACGTCGGGGTCGAGCTGCCCCGGGTCACCCTCGGCAGCACGCCGTCCACCCCGCCCGGCGCCGGTGGGGCGAAGCCCCGTCTCTTCGTCGTCGACACGTCCCGGCTCGACCTCGGCCTCGGCGCCAAGGTGTCCGGCACCTTCGACGCGACCGTCGGGGGCGTGACGGTCAGGCTCGGCACGCCCGCCAAGCCCGCGCACGCGGCGGTCGCGGCGCGCTTCACCCTCGCCAAGGCAAGCCCCACCCGGCAGCGGTCGACGAACCTCAAGACCTTCTTCGAGTCCCTGCTGCCCGCGCCCGGCGCCGGCAACCTCCACGAGCCCGACCCGGCGCTGCAGGCCAGGTGCACCGGCGCCCCGGCGGGCGTCGACGCGTGCGCCGTGCTGCCGGTGACCCTGCAGTCGACCCCGCTCGGCGACATCACGTTCAGCGCGCCGGACCTGCTGGAGCCCGACGCCTGGGCCTACGACATCGAGGCGCTCGAGAACTCGCTCTCGAGCCCGGCCGTGCAGTTCTCGCTGCTCCTGGACGGGCTGCGCCTCGTCTCGCAGAAGCTGCAGGCCGCCCTGGAGGCCATGCCGCCGGGGTCGAAGCTCCCGCTGATCGGGGCCGACCCGACCGCCGGGGCCGACGTGCTGCAGAAGCTCGACGAGGAGGTGCTGGGCCGTGCCCAGTCCCTGGTGGCGCAGGTGCAGGAGGCTACCTCCATTCCCGCGATCGAGCAGCGCACGCGGGACCTGCTCGGGTCCATCCCGGTCCTCGTCGACATCAACAAGGACAGCACCCGCAACGGGCAGGACGTCACGGTGACCCTGCAGTGCCGCAAGGGCAGCGGCGTCGGCACGTGCGACGCGGCCCAGCCCGTCGGCGACCTGCAGAGCTTCGAGGTCAGGCTCCCGATCGGCGGGACGGTCCTCGACGCGAAGTCCGCCTTCGACATCGGCTTCCCCGGCCTGCGCCTCGCCAGCGACGCGGAGATCGGCGCCAAGGTGGCCTGGCAGCTCGACCTGGCCTTCGGCGTGGACCGCACGAACGGCTTCTACGTCCCGTCCAACACCCAGCAGCCCGAGCTGCAGGTGACGGCGTCGGCGGCACTGCCGAACTCGGCTACCGGCAACGACCTCGACGCGACGCTGGCTTTCCTGCCGATCGCGGTCGAGGACGAGAACCCGGGGGACGACATCACGGTCAAGCTCGGGGTCGACCTCAAGAGCTCGGCACCCGGCGGGATCCTGACGCTCCAGCAGCTGGGCAGCCTGTCGCTGCAGCCGTCGCTCGACGTGCAGGCGAAGCTCGACCTCGGGCTGGCGACGTACCTGCGCGCCGGGCAGACGTCCTCGTTGCCGAAGATCAAGGCCGACCTGCGGGTCGGCGGCAGGCTGACGTGGAGCGGGGCCGAGGGCAGCAGGCCCGAGCCCCAGTTCACCGTGAGGTTCGACAACGTCCGCTTCGACATCGGCAGCATCGTCACCGACTTCCTGCGCCCGGTCGCCCGCGACCTGCGGACGTTCATCTCGCCCATCGAGCCGACGCTGGACGCGATCGAGAAGCCCATCCCCGGGGTTGCGGAGGCCGCGCGCTGGGCGGGCAGGCCGGCGCCGCGCTGGATCGACCTCATGCGCGCCGTCGACTCGGCCAACACGCAGAACGGCCGCACGAGCGGGCTGCAGGTCATCGACCGGATGCTGCTGCTGAAGAACCTCGCCCAGGCGCTCGATCAGCCGGCCGGGCAGAACGGCGAGCTGCTCCTGGGCTCCTTCGACCTGGACGCCGCGGCGGCACTCGGCCCGGTGCCCTCCGACCAGCTCGACGCCCTGGTGCGGAACGCGAGCGTCGCGACCGGCCCGGGCGGGACGAAGAAGGTCCTCGAGCGGCTGAGCCTGCGGCCCGAGACCCAGGGCGCCCTCGCCGACGCCCAGGCCAAGGGCGGGTTCACGTTCCCGGCCTTCGACGACCCGAAGCTGCTGTTCGGGATGCTCCTCGGCAAGGACGTCCCGCTGGTCCGCTACGACGCGGGCAAGCTGGGCGTCGAGCGCAGCTTCTCCTTCAGCTACCCGATCGGCCCCTTCACGCTCTACATCGGCGGCTCCGCCGGCATCGACGGGCACTTCGCCGCCGGCTACGACACCTACGGCTTCCGCAAGGCGTTCCAGGTGCTCTCCGACGACGACCCGGGCAACAACGGGTTCTGGGACGTCTCGAAGGGCCTGCTGCAGGGGCTCTATCTCGACGACCGGGACCAGCAGGGCAACGACGTGCCCGAGATCCGCTTCCGGGCCGAGCTCACCGCCGGCGCATCGGTGGGCGTGCCCGGCGTCTCGGTGGGCGCCGAGGGCGGCGTGCACGGCAACGTCGACATCAACCTGCGCGACGACGACGGCCGCGTCCGCTTCGAGGACGTCGGCCGGCAGTTCGCCGTCAACAGCAACCCGGTCTGCATGTTCAACGCCTCAGCGCACGTCGGCGCGTTCATCCGCGCCGTCGTGGACACCCCGCTGGGGGACGTGGAGTACCCGATCGCGAGCACCACCCTCCTCGACGAGCCCGACCTGACCGAGTGGTGCAACACCCCGCAGGACGCCGGTGAGCCCAAGACGGCCAGGCGCCACGCTGACGGCACGCTGGTGCTCAACGCCACGGCGAACGCGGACACGTTCATGATCGACCAGGTCGAGCCCGGCGTGGTGTCGATCAGCGCGCTCGGCGTGCAGGAGCGGTTCGAGGGCGTGACCCGCGTCTTCGGCGACATGGGCGGCGGCGCCGACCGGGTCGAGGTGCACTCCTCGGTCCCCGCCCAGCTCGACGTGGTCCTCTGCGGGGGGCTGCAGGCCGACCAGTTGCACGCCGACACCGGCAGGGCGGGGCTCTACGGCGACGCGGGCCCGGGCATCTCCATCCCGGAGGACGGCGTGGACAAGCCGCTGCCGTGCTCCTCGGCCGGAAGCGGCGGCCGGGACGACCTGCGGTCGGGGGCGTACCCGGACGTGCTCGAGGGCGGCCCCGGCGACGACGCCTTCGACGCGGGCGGCGGCAACGACACGCTCGAGGGCGGTGCGGGCAACGACACCCTGCGCGGCGGCCTCGGCGACGACGACGTGCAGGGCGGCGGCGACCAGGACACCACCGACTACAGCGACCACACCGCCGCCGTGACCGTGACGCTGCCCGGCCCGAGCGGCTCGGCCGGCGAGAAGGACACGGCCGACGCGGTGGAGACCGTCATCGGCAGCGCGGGGAACGACACGATCGTCGCCCCGCACGACCGGACGGTCCGGATCGACGGCGGGCCGGGGGACGACACCCTCACCGGCGGCGACGCGACCGACCTGCTGATGGGCGGCAGCGGCGACGACACCCTCGCCGGAGGCGGTGGCGGCAACCAGGTCGCCGGTGGCCCGGGGGACGACCGGTGGGTGGACGGGCCCGGCTGGGACTCGTTCTTCGGCCAGGAGGGGGTGGACACCGCGGACTACTCCGCGGCGCCCGGGCCGGTCGTCGTACGGCTCGACCGGCTGGCCAACGACGGCGTCGTGGGCGGTCAGCCGGACAACGTCTTCGACGCCGATACCGTGCTCGGCGGGGCGTACGACGACGTGCTGCGCGGCAGCAGGGCCGACGAGACGCTGCGCGGCAACGGCGGCAAGGACCTGGTGGAGGGCGGCCCCGGGCGGGACGTGCTGGCCGGCGGCGACGGCCCCGACACGCTGCACGGCGACCCGGGGCAGGACACGCTGGACGGCGAGGCCGGCGACGACACGGTCGACGGCGGCGCGGGGGCGGACGACCTGCGCGGCGGGGCCGGCTACGACACCGCCGACTACGCCGACCGCACCGAGTCGCTGAAGATCACCAAGGACGACGTGATCGGCGACGGGAGCTACCCCTACGACTGGAGCGCGGGCGGCCAGGCCCAGCTGGACAACGTGCACACGGACCTCGAGCACCTCGTCACGGGCAGGGCGCGCGACGACGTCTGGGGCTGGAGCGGCGCCGACGTCATCGAGACGCACGACGGCTGGGACCACGTGTTCGGCATGGGCGGGGCGGACGTCCTGGACGCCGGCCCGGGCAACGACAACGTCTACGACAAGGACTACGTCGACCACCTCGACGACGGCGCGGCCGACGTCCTGCGCGGGGGGGAGGGCAGGGACTACCTCGTGGCCCAGGGCGGCGCCGACCGGACCGAGGGCGGCTCGGGTGACGACGAGATCTGGGGCTCCCCGCAGCAGGACGTGGTCCTCGGCGGCGACGGGCGCGACACCGTCCACGGCCGCGACGGCAACGACCGCATCGAGGTGCAGGACGGCGGCAGCTGGGTGGACGCCGGCCGGGGCGACGACACCGTCCTGGGCAGCGCTCAGGGCGACTGGGTCTACGGCGGGCTCGGCTCGGACACAATCGAGACGTTCGAGGGCGAGGACACGGTGTACGGCTACGGCGAGCAGAACGCGGCGGCCGACGGCGCGAACGTCATCACCACCGGGCCCGGCGTCGACACCGTGGTCGGCGGCGACGCGGTGGACACCATCAGCACGGGTGAGGGCGCGGACTCGGTCAACTCGGCCGGCGGCGGCAACGACGTCGTCGACGGCGGGGCCGGTGGCGACAACCTGCACGGCGGCCCGGGCAACGACCTCGTCGACGGCGGCGAGGGCGAGGACACGATCGGCGGGCTCGACGGCGACGACACCCTGCGCGGCGGCGACGGCCGGGACACGATGTCCGGCTGGGCCGGCAACGACGTGCTGAGCGGCGGTGCCGGCAACGACGCGATGGACGGCGGGACGGGCGACGACACGCTCGACGGCGGTACCGGCGCTGACATCTTCGTCGGGGACACCGGCGTCGACACCGTCACGTACGCCGCTCGCACCACGTCGGTGGTGGTGGGCTTCGACGGCAACGCCAACGACGGCGACGAGTCCGACCGGCACGCGACCGACCCGCTGTCCGGGCAGCGCGACTGGGTCCAGGACTCGGTCGACCGGGTCGTGGGGGGGGCCGGCGACGACCGGCTCAGCATCGACCACCCGCGGCAGGCGGCGGCGACGCTCGAGGGCGGCCCGGGCCGGGACACGCTGCTCGTGCTGGCCACGGCTCCCGGAGCCATGACCCTGCTGGGCGGGGACGGCGACGACGCGCTCACCGGCGGTGCGGGGGCCGACCTGCTCGACGGCGGCCCGGGCGACGACGTGGAGAAGTCGGGTTCGGGTGACGACCGGTTCGTGCAAGGCGCTTCGGCCAACGGCGCCGACGACCTGACGGGTGGCCCCGGTGCGGACACCGCCGACTACTCCGGACGGGTGGTCGGATCGGCCGCTGTCACGCTCGACGAGCTGCCCAACGACGGGGCGGCCGGCGAGGGCGACAACGTCCGCGGCGACGTCGAGGGCTCGGTGCTCGGCGGCGTGGTGCCGCCGCCCCCGCCGCCCCAGCCCACCCCGACGGTGCCCGTGCCGCAGCCGACGCAGCCGGGCCCGCTGCAGCCGGCGCCGACCGGGACGGCCGCCCCGCAGCCGGCGCCGCCCGCCCCGCCCGCCCCGCCCGCGCCGCAGCCGGCGCCGTCGCAGACCGCGGTGCCGCAGCCGGCGACGCCGAAGGTGTCGGTGAGGGCCGCGTCGGTCGCCGAGGGCAAGCCCGGGAAGAAGGCGAAGCTGACGTTCACGCTCTCGCTGTCGCCGCCGGCCAAGGGACCGGTGACGGTGCGCTGGGCGGCGGCCGGCGTGACGGCCACCGCGGGCAAGGACTTCGTCAAGGCGTCGGGGACGGTGACGTTCCGCAAGGGCCGCACGTCGGCCACCGTCACGGTGCTCGTGATCGGCGACCGGTCCAGGGAGAAGGCGGAGACGCTGCGGGTGACGCTGTCGAGGCCGGCGGGCGCCGTCCTGGGGGCCAGGTCGGCGGTGGGCACGATCCGCAACGACGACCGCTAG